The following coding sequences lie in one Microtus ochrogaster isolate Prairie Vole_2 chromosome 6, MicOch1.0, whole genome shotgun sequence genomic window:
- the Nisch gene encoding nischarin isoform X2, with product MAAALSFGPEREAEPAKEARVVGSELVDTYTVYIIQITDGNHEWTIKHRYSDFHDLHEKLVAEKKIDRTLLPPKKIIGKNSRSLVEKREKDLEVYLQTLLATFPDVAPRALAHFLHFHFYEINGITAALAEELFEKGEQLLGAGEVFAIRPLQLYAVTEQLQQGKPTCASGDAKTDLGHILDFTCRLRYLKVSGTEGPFGTSNIQEQLLPFDLSIFKSLHQVEISHCDAKHIRGLVTSKPTLATMSVRFSATSMKEVLVPEASEFDEWEPEGTALEGPVTAIIPTWQALTTLDLSHNSISEIDESVKLIPKIEYLDLSHNGVLVVDNLQHLYNLVHLDLSYNKLSSLEGVHTKLGNVKTLNLAGNFLESLSGLHKLYSLVNLDLRDNRIEQLEEVKSIGSLPCLERVALLNNPLSIIPDYRTKVLSQFGERASEICLDDAATTEKELDTVEVLKAIQKAKDVKSKLSNTEKKVGEDTRLPAAPCVRPSSSPPTAAPTSASLPQPIHSNQGIMFVQEEALASSLSSTDSLPPEDRPIAQDCSDSLESIPTGQVASEDLRDVPGAVGGASPEHAEPEVQVVPGSGQIIFLPFTCIGYTATNQDFIQRLSTLIRQAIERQLPAWIEAANQREEAQGEQGEEEEEEEEEDVAENRYFEMGPPDIEEEEGSGQGEEEDEDEEDEEAEEERLALEWALGADEDFLLEHIRILKVLWCFLIHVQGSIRQFAACLVLTDFGIAVFEIPHQESRGSSQHILSSLRFVFCFPHGDLTEFGFLMPELCLVLKVRHSENTLFIISDAANLHEFHADLRSCFAPQHMAMLCSPILYGSHTSLQDFLRQLLTFYKVDGGSQERSQGCFPVYLVYSDKRMVQTAAGDYSGNIEWASCTLCSAVRRSCCAPSEAVKSAAIPYWLLLTPQHLNVIKADFNPMPNRGTHNCRNRNSFKLSRVPLSTVLLDPTRSCTQPRGAFADGHVLELLVGYRFVTAIFVLPHEKFHFLRIYNQLRASLQDLKTIVISKKPTSRPRSQSSLLDGQRAKGRTSDEQRPQEAPAEAPAPVPAAAPAPAPVPAAAPAPAPVPAAAPAPAPVPAAAPALAPVPAAAPTPAEAPAPAEAQAETLAQAEAPAQYPSERLIQSTSEENQIPSHLPVCPSLQHIASLQGSAIIDLFHNSIAEVENEELRHLLWSSVVFYQSPGLEVTACVLLSTKAVYFVLHDGLRRYFSEPLQDFWHQKNTDYINSPFHISQCFVFKLSDLQSVNVGLFDQYFRLTGSSPAQVVTCLTRDSYLTHCFLQHLMLVLSSLERTPSPEPVDKDFYSEFGDKNTGKMENYELIHSSRVKFTYPSEEEVGDLTYIVAQKLADPGKAPSLSILLYIQAFQVVTPKPGRNRGPLRPKTLLLTSAEIFLLDEDYIHYPLPEFAKEPPQRDRYRLDDGRRVRDLDRVLMGYQPYPQALTLVFDDMQGHDLMGSVTLDHFGEMPGYPGRAGQGREVQWQVFVPSAESREKLISLLARQWEALCGRELPVELTG from the exons GAAATAAATGGCATCACTGCAGCACTGGCTGAAGAACTCTTTGAAAAAG GAGAACAGCTTCTAGGAGCCGGTGAGGTCTTTGCCATCAGGCCCTTGCAGCTCTATGCTGTCACGGAGCAGCTACAGCAAGGAAAGCCTACTTGTGCCAGCGGTGATGCCAAGACTGACCTTGGGCACATCCTAGACTTCACCTGTCGCCTTAGGTACCTTAAG GTTTCTGGCACAGAAGGACCTTTTGGGACCAGCAACATTCAGGAGCAGCTCCTGCCCTTTGATCTTTCTATATTCAAGTCTCTTCATCAGGTAGAG ATAAGTCATTGTGATGCTAAGCATATCCGAGGGCTGGTCACCTCCAAGCCAACATTAGCCACAATGAGTGTCAGATTCTCAGCAACCTCAATGAAG GAAGTCCTTGTTCCTGAAGCCTCAGAATTTGATGAGTGGGAGCCTGAAGGCACAGCCCTTGAAGGCCCTGTGACTGCTATCATCCCTACATGGCAAGCGTTGACCACTCTGGACCTGAGCCACAACAGCATCTCTGAGATCGACGAATCTGTG aaACTGATCCCAAAGATTGAATACCTGGACCTGAGTCACAACGGAGTGCTAGTTGTGGACAACCTACAG CACCTGTACAATCTCGTCCACCTTGACCTGTCCTACAACAAGCTCTCCTCCCTGGAAGGCGTGCACACTAAACTGGGCAATGTCAAAACCCTAAACCTGGCGGGCAACTTCCTAGAGAGTCTGAGTGGCCTGCACAAACTCTACTCTCTGGTTAATCTGGACCTCAGAGACAACAGGATTGAGCAG TTGGAGGAGGTCAAGAGCATAGGCAGCCTACCATGTCTAGAGCGTGTGGCCTTACTGAACAACCCTCTGAGCATCATCCCTGACTACCGGACCAAGGTGCTCTCCCAGTTTGGCGAACGAGCCTCTGAG ATCTGTCTAGATGATGCAGCAACCACAGAGAAGGAGCTGGACACTGTGGAAGTACTGAAAGCCATTCAGAAAGCCAAGGATGTCAAGTCCAAACTGAGCAACACAGAAAAGAAG GTTGGTGAGGACACCCGGCTCCCAGCTGCTCCCTGCGTCAGACCCAGCAGCTCCCCTCCCACTGCagctcccacctcagcctccctgcctcagcctatcCACTCCAACCAAG GAATCATGTTCGTACAGGAGGAGGCCCTGGCCAGCAGCCTCTCATCCACCGACAGTTTACCCCCTGAGGACCGGCCCATTGCCCAAGACTGTTCCGACTCCTTGGAATCTATCCCCACAGGACAG GTGGCGTCTGAAGATTTAAGGGATGTGCCAGGAGCTGTTGGTGGTGCAAG CCCAGAACATGCAGAGCCAGAGGTTCAGGTGGTGCCTGGGTCAGGCCAGATCATCTTCCTGCCCTTCACTTGCATCGGCTACACAGCTACCAACCAGGACTTCATCCAGCGTCTCAGCACACTGATCCGCCAGGCCATTGAACGGCAGCTCCCTGCCTGGATTGAGGCTGCCAACCAACGAGAGGAAGCCCAGGGTGAAcagggtgaggaggaggaagaagaggaagaggaggatgttGCTGAAAACCGCTACTTCGAAATGGGAcccccagacatagaggaagaggagggcagtggccagggagaagaggaggatgaggatgaggaagatgaggaagctgaggaggAGCGTCTGGCTCTCGAGTGGGCCCTAGGCGCTGATGAGGACTTCCTGCTGGAGCACATTCGCATCCTCAAGGTGCTGTGGTGCTTCCTGATCCATGTACAGGGCAGCATCCGCCAGTTTGCTGCCTGCCTCGTGCTCACTGACTTTGGCATTGCTGTCTTCGAGATCCCCCACCAAGAGTCACGAGGCAGCAGCCAACACATCCTCTCATCCCTGCGTTTCGTCTTCTGCTTCCCACATGGCGACCTCACTGAGTTTGGCTTCCTCATGCCAGAGCTGTGCCTGGTACTCAAAGTACGGCACAGCGAGAACACACTCTTCATCATCTCGGATGCTGCCAACTTGCATGAGTTCCATGCTGACCTGCGCTCCTGCTTTGCACCTCAGCACATGGCCATGCTGTGCAGCCCTATCCTCTATGGCAGCCACACAAGCCTGCAGGATTTCTTACGCCAGCTGCTCACCTTCTACAAGGTGGATGGTGGCTCTCAGGAGCGCAGCCAGGGCTGCTTCCCTGTCTACTTGGTCTACAGTGACAAGCGCATGGTCCAGACAGCTGCTGGGGACTACTCAGGCAACATCGAATGGGCCAGCTGCACACTCTGCTCGGCAGTGCGGCGCTCCTGCTGTGCGCCCTCTGAGGCCGTCAAGTCTGCTGCCATCCCCTACTGGCTGCTGCTCACTCCCCAGCATCTCAATGTCATCAAGGCCGACTTCAACCCCATGCCCAACCGAGGCACCCACAACTGCCGCAACCGCAATAGCTTCAAGCTTAGCCGTGTACCGCTCTCCACTGTGCTGCTAGACCCCACTCGCAGCTGCACCCAGCCACGGGGAGCCTTTGCTGATGGCCATGTCCTTGAGCTGCTGGTTGGCTACCGCTTTGTTACTGCCATCTTTGTGCTGCCCCATGAGAAATTCCACTTCCTGCGAATCTACAATCAGCTTCGGGCCTCCCTGCAGGATCTGAAGACTATTGTCATCTCCAAGAAGCCTACATCCAGGCCAAGATCCCAAAGTTCCCTCTTGGATGGTCAGCGTGCCAAGGGCAGGACCAG TGATGAGCAGCGACCACAGGAGGCCCCAGCAGAAGCTCCAGCTCCAGTTCCTGCTGCAGCTCCGGCTCCAGCTCCAGTTCCTGCTGCAGCTCCGGCTCCAGCTCCAGTTCCTGCTGCAGCTCCGGCTCCAGCTCCAGTTCCTGCTGCAGCTCCGGCTCTAGCTCCAGTTCCTGCTGCAGCTCCAACTCCTGCAGaggctccagctccagcagaggCACAAGCAGAGACCCTGGCACAAGCTGAGGCCCCTGCCCAGTACCCAAGCGAGCGCCTGATCCAGTCCACATCTGAGGAGAATCAGATCCCTTCTCACTTGCCAGTCTGCCCGTCACTCCAGCACATTGCCAGTCTTCAGGGGAGCGCCATCATCGATCTCTTCCACAACAGCATTGCTGAG GTTGAAAACGAGGAGCTGAGGCACCTCCTGTGGTCCTCAGTGGTATTCTACCAGAGCCCAGGCCTGGAGGTGACCGCCTGTGTGCTGCTCTCCACCAAGGCTGTGTACTTCGTGCTGCATGATGGCCTCCGCCGCTACTTCTCAGAACCACTCCAGG ATTTCTGGCATCAGAAAAACACAGACTATATCAACAGTCCTTTCCACATCTCTCAGTGCTTTGTGTTCAAGCTCAGTGACCTGCAGTCAGTCAATGTTGGCCTTTTCGACCAGTACTTCCGGCTGACTG GTTCCTCCCCAGCGCAAGTGGTCACATGCTTGACTCGTGACAGCTACCTGACACACTGCTTCCTCCAGCACCTCATGCTCGTGCTGTCCTCGCTGGAGCGCACGCCCTCACCCGAGCCTGTTGACAAGGACTTCTACTCAGAATTTGGGGACAAGAACACAG GAAAAATGGAGAACTATGAGCTGATCCACTCCAGCCGTGTCAAGTTCACCTACCCTAGTGAGGAAGAGGTTGGGGACCTGACCTATATCGTGGCACAGAAGTTGGCTGATCCTGGAAAGGCTCCATCCCTCAGCATCTTACTGTATATTCAGGCCTTCCAGGTGGTCACACCAAAGCCTGGACGGAACAGGGGCCCACTGCGCCCCAAGACACTCCTGCTCACCAGTGCTGAGATCTTTCTCCTAGATGAGGACTATATCCACTATCCGTTGCCTGAATTTGCCAAAGAGCCACCACAGAGGGACAGATACCGGCTAGATGATGGCCGCCGTGTCCGGGATTTGGACCGGGTACTTATGGGCTACCAGCCCTACCCACAGGCCCTCACTCTTGTGTTTGATGACATGCAGGGTCACGACCTCATGGGCAGCGTCACCCTGGACCACTTTGGGGAAATGCCAGGTTATCCTGGCAGGGCTGGCCAGGGCCGGGAGGTCCAGTGGCAGGTGTTTGTCCCCAGTGCTGAGAGCCGAGAAAAGCTCATCTCACTGCTAGCACGTCAGTGGGAAGCCCTTTGTGGCAGGGAGCTACCtgtggagctcactggctag